GGCGGGCGCGCATTCTCAACAGCTTTCTCGCGCTCCTGAATCAAAACCGCGACCTGTTGGCTTCAATGATTACCGCCGAGCACGGAAAGGTGTTCAGCGATGCGCAGGGTGAAGTCACCCGCGGTATTGAGATTGTCGAATTTGCGTGTGGTATTCCGCAGCTGCTCAAGGGCGACTATACCGAGCAGGTCAGCACGGGAATCGACAACTGGACGGTTCGCCAACCGCTCGGCGTGGTTGCTGGCATCACCCCGTTCAATTTTCCGGTGATGGTGCCGATGTGGATGTTTCCCGTTGCGATTGCGTGCGGAAACACCTTTGTCCTCAAGCCAAGCGAGCGGGATCCGTCGGTGTCGCTCCTCCTTGCCGAGCTCCTGACGCAGGCGGGGCTGCCGGCTGGCGTGTTCAACGTCGTGCAGGGCGACAAAGAGGCCGTGGATGCCCTGCTCGCGAATGACCATGTGAAGGCCGTGAGTTTTGTGGGCTCCACGCCGATCGCGCGCTACATCTACGAAACGGGTGCCAAGCACGGCAAGCGCGTGCAGGCACTCGGCGGCGCGAAGAACCACATGGTGGTGCTCCCAGACGCCGACATTCAGCAGGCGGTCGACGGTTTGATTGGTGCTGCGTACGGCTCAGCGGGCGAGCGGTGCATGGCGATCAGCGTGGCAGTCCTCGTGGGCGATATGGCAGACGAGATCATTCCGCGGCTCGCTGAGCGGGCGCGAACGCTCGTGGTGCGCGACGGCATGGACGCAACCGCTGAGATGGGGCCGATCGTGACGCGGCAGGCGCTCGAGCGCATTGAGGGCTACATCGCGCTCGGCGTGGACGAGGGGGCGACCCTGGTCGTGGACGGGCGCGGCCACAAAGTGGATGGACACGCCGAAG
The genomic region above belongs to Gemmatimonadota bacterium and contains:
- a CDS encoding CoA-acylating methylmalonate-semialdehyde dehydrogenase, with product MSTASYSNTSTVGHYINGKAVPGSSGRHQPVFNPSLGAAARDVTLATAAEVDAAVSAAHAAFPAWADTSPLRRARILNSFLALLNQNRDLLASMITAEHGKVFSDAQGEVTRGIEIVEFACGIPQLLKGDYTEQVSTGIDNWTVRQPLGVVAGITPFNFPVMVPMWMFPVAIACGNTFVLKPSERDPSVSLLLAELLTQAGLPAGVFNVVQGDKEAVDALLANDHVKAVSFVGSTPIARYIYETGAKHGKRVQALGGAKNHMVVLPDADIQQAVDGLIGAAYGSAGERCMAISVAVLVGDMADEIIPRLAERARTLVVRDGMDATAEMGPIVTRQALERIEGYIALGVDEGATLVVDGRGHKVDGHAEGFFTGGTLFDHVTPAMRIYKEEIFGPVLCCVRVPDLAAAVALINAHEYGNGVACYTRDGHAAREFARRVEVGMVGINVPIPVPMAWHGFGGWKRSLFGDMHAYGEEGVRFYTRQKSIMQRWPESIAKGAEFVMPTSK